Proteins encoded within one genomic window of Ctenopharyngodon idella isolate HZGC_01 chromosome 6, HZGC01, whole genome shotgun sequence:
- the LOC127514012 gene encoding FYVE, RhoGEF and PH domain-containing protein 5 isoform X1, with the protein MSAEFQEHPLDPREHFQAEPLFKMQQQPPIPEEYCDNQELKPKIESKPRRYLQHHLSSNFNMYLPLHTNKCLRPPNSKEHMTEMHRKIVLKQEGSQERKTEKIICMERTVQTDETEPDVILEQGDDLGCGDELAQGIDLDLVEGLEESETSKSEDEEESMDLLSDSCSKKEVDDNVVAEQIQVEDVGKIAWGLTKNGVLTSHESSSDVQMASNTVYGCITHRDRVLYDKICTSKTFIEELYPDGIIPGRMFSSEEDIDGLFPDICDAGEALADKDGLSECDLFEQTEPLQMTETEDNVSGDIMMLITEDGSNSSDLSSTSIEEEDDEMQVEKEKMEEKGNNYLSDKSASQDLSAIDSLDCPSSNNGGETLLESDQTSFSNSSSSSQPFIVSGSETVSDDDVADANHNFCSKYVADHDDAMSASLNFDVMSALSLVQQQPETQGQSLQHNQDEESIGEEKGGVASDHLSISEGKGLTVDHVYEETEPKVQAKDFLQNRKYFMTRSISVETPSKRVDLMTSPAPGNGRLLLHPRSFYTDQCFLGDSRPALTGSLGCLSQGTSNLAKVTRVDIPPPFELASITKRPIRKSSPSLPNEISASCKKPDFGFKRYLLPLRFLRKSDRKSVMDNRSISSRSSSESSPQASCKRLDFIRHNMGSLDLQSTPDCTPPVSPSSFLFQKNRQKQGLNFTLNNDLTSSTISIEPGSLFEPLPLFKPRSFSSPNTDSSEYENVQNAASHYENVQIRLLNPVIQSQRNQSSSNDTDGYVDMSSLPGFQSKSQSSEQETDSLYTFCSPNVRTDGTVGVSVGVACTQEKKTKASEKLTVNCSRAFYCAKELLDSEAQHVKTLQLLCESVEADERLMTVWTEVPDICTLHQNIHTLLETRLKEWDQNEGIAEIILAKKKEFSIFSSYISHYDEKLNYLEHIQSTLLDAVTLKKQLLQVIVRILQYRMLLTDYLNNLSPDSREFENTQDALVVVSDVAYHANDSLKNGADLLRLVHIEHSVLGLTDLLQPGRVFVKEGTLMKVSRKCKQPRHLFLMNDIMLYTYPQQDGKYRLINRLPLAGMEVSKPPIENSQNALKIEVKDISITLSASSCIERDSWFVTLNRTLVDLGPASGDLVGCFELVEGPEMCLGENAPPLLSVSQVTVCMNCPSHFSLTNRRHHCHACGKVVCRDCCRNKFPLKYMKNRRAKVCDHCYTELRKNDVATITESSSRPLSAVFQNIHPSSLWKSRKGQMSFNQETGSEGVMSGTLQRCKNTKRSWRSLWFLLKDKVLYTYPQPEERVACETLPLLGFSVRSEVEEESSMFHLYHKSTLFYTFRAQDSHTAQRWVNAMEEATVL; encoded by the exons ATGAGCGCAG AGTTTCAGGAGCACCCCCTGGACCCCAGAGAACACTTCCAGGCTGAGCCTCTCTTCAAGATGCAACAACAACCACCTATTCCTGAAGAGTACTGTGATAATCAAGAACTCAAACCAAAGATTGAATCCAAACCTAGAAGATATCTACAGCATCATCTCAGTTCAAACTTCAATATGTACTTGCCGCTCCACACTAACAAATGCCTAAGGCCTCCAAATTCAAAAGAGCATATGACAGAAATGCATAGAAAAATAGTACTGAAGCAGGAGGGGTCACAAGAgaggaagacagaaaaaatTATATGTATGGAAAGGACAGTACAAACAGATGAGACGGAACCGGATGTTATTCTGGAACAGGGGGATGACTTAGGATGCGGTGATGAGTTAGCACAGGGAATAGATTTAGATCTGGTGGAGGGTTTAGAAGAAAGTGAGACATCTAAGtcagaggatgaggaagagtCAATGGACCTTCTGTCTGATTCATGCAGTAAAAAAGAGGTGGATGATAATGTAGTAGCAGAGCAGATACAAGTAGAGGATGTAGGGAAGATAGCATGGGGACTGACTAAAAATGGTGTATTAACTTCACATGAAAGTTCTAGTGATGTTCAAATGGCTTCTAATACAGTTTATGGCTGCATAACACACAGAGACAGAGTACTATATGACAAAATTTGCACCAGTAAAACTTTCATTGAAGAATTGTACCCAGATGGCATAATCCCTGGCAGAATGTTTTCAAGTGAAGAAGACATAGATGGGTTGTTCCCAGATATTTGTGATGCAGGCGAGGCGTTAGCAGACAAAGATGGACTTTCTGAGTGTGATCTCTTTGAACAAACAGAACCTCTTCAAATGACAGAAACAGAGGACAATGTCAGTGGAGATATTATGATGCTTATCACTGAGGATGGATCGAACAGCTCAGATTTGTCTTCAACTTCCATtgaggaagaggatgatgaAATGCAGgtggaaaaagagaaaatggaGGAAAAAGGAAACAATTATTTGTCAGACAAAAGTGCTTCTCAGGATCTCTCAGCTATTGACTCTCTAGACTGTCCCTCATCAAACAATGGAGGTGAAACTCTCCTCGAATCCGATCAGACTTCTTTTTcaaattcttcttcttcttctcagCCATTTATTGTTTCAGGCTCTGAAACTGTCTCAGATGATGATGTAGCAGATGCAAATCACAACTTCTGTAGCAAATATGTGGCTGATCATGATGATGCCATGTCTGCTTCATTAAATTTTGATGTCATGAGCGCCCTTTCGCTTGTTCAACAGCAACCTGAAACCCAAGGCCAAAGTTTACAACATAATCAGGATGAAGAGAGCATTGGAGAAGAAAAAGGAGGAGTTGCAAGTGACCACTTGAGTATATCTGAAGGAAAAGGACTCACAGTAGATCATGTGTATGAAGAGACAGAGCCAAAAGTTCAAGCCAAAGACTTCCTTCAGAACAGGAAGTACTTTATGACTCGCTCTATATCTGTGGAAACCCCCAGTAAGAGAGTTGACCTAATGACTAGCCCTGCACCAGGAAATGGGCGACTTTTGCTACACCCACGCTCATTCTATACAGATCAGTGTTTCCTTGGAGATAGTAGACCTGCGCTGACTGGTTCATTAGGATGTCTTTCACAGGGCACCTCAAACTTAGCTAAAGTTACAAGAGTGGATATTCCACCGCCTTTTGAACTGGCATCCATCACAAAGCGACCAATCAGAAAAAGTTCTCCATCCCTCCCAAACGAAATCTCCGCTTCTTGCAAGAAGCCTGATTTTGGGTTTAAACGATATCTTCTGCCTTTACGATTCCTTAGGAAATCAGATCGGAAAAGTGTGATGGATAATCGCTCAATCTCCTCGAGGTCTTCGTCCGAGTCAAGTCCACAAGCGTCATGTAAACGCTTGGATTTTATCAGGCATAACATGGGCAGCCTGGATTTGCAGAGCACTCCAGATTGCACACCACCTGTGTCTCCTTCTTCCTTTCTCTTCCAAAAGAATAGACAAAAACAGGGACTAAACTTCACTCTTAATAATGATTTGACTTCTAGCACCATTTCTATTGAGCCAGGCTCTCTCTTTGAGCCCCTTCCCCTTTTCAAACCTCGATCTTTTTCATCTCCCAATACCGACTCATCGGAATATGAGAAcgttcaaaacgctgcttcTCACTATGAGAATGTGCAGATTCGTCTCCTGAATCCCGTCATTCAGAGTCAACGAAATCAGAGTTCATCCAATGATACTGATGGCTATGTGGATATGAGCAGTCTGCCAGGCTTCCAGAGCAAAAGTCAGTCATCTGAGCAAGAGACCGATAG cCTCTACACTTTCTGTTCTCCTAATGTGAGGACAGATGGAACAGTGGGTGTGTCTGTGGGTGTGGCTTGTACACAAGAGAAAAAGACAAAGGCATCTGAAAAACTG ACTGTCAACTGCTCCAGGGCTTTCTATTGTGCCAAAGAGCTTCTGGATAGTGAGGCCCA gCATGTTAAGACTTTACAACTTCTCTGTGAG TCAGTTGAAGCTGATGAGAGGCTGATGACAGTGTGGACAGAGGTACCTGATATTTGTACTCTCCACCAAAATATCCACACATTACTGGAGACCCGCTTAAAAGAATG GGATCAGAATGAAGGTATTGCTGAAATCATCCTGGCAAAGAAGAAAGAGTTTTCCATTTTCTCTTCCTACATCAGTCATTATGATGAAAAATTGAATTATCTGGAACACATACAAAGCACA CTACTAGATGCAGTGACCCTGAAAAAGCAGTTGCTGCAGGTCATTGTGCGCATCCTACAGTACCGTATGCTACTAACAG ACTACCTGAATAACCTCTCACCAGACTCCCGAGAGTTTGAAAATACACAAG ATGCTTTGGTTGTGGTCTCAGATGTTGCTTATCATGCCAATGACAGCCTTAAGAATGga GCGGATCTTCTGCGTTTGGTCCACATTGAACACAGTGTTCTGGGTCTGACAGATCTCCTACAGCCTGGGAGA GTGTTTGTGAAAGAGGGCACTCTGATGAAAGTCAGCAGAAAGTGCAAACAGCCACGTCACCTTTTCTTG ATGAATGACATAATGCTTTACACATATCCTCAGCAAGATGGCAAATACAGACTCATCAACAGATTACCATTGGCAGGGATGGAG GTCAGCAAGCCACCTATAGAGAACTCTCAAAATGCACTGAAGATAGAAGTGAAAGATATAAGCATCACTTTGTCTGCCAG CTCCTGCATCGAACGGGACAGTTGGTTTGTTACACTGAATCGGACATTGGTGGATCTTGGCCCAGCATCAGGAGATCTAGTGGGCTGTTTTGAG TTAGTGGAGGGCCCAGAGATGTGTCTCGGTGAGAACGCTCCTCCCCTGTTGTCTGTTTCCCAGGTGACCGTTTGCATGAACtgcccctcacatttcagcctcACAAACAGACGACATCACTGCCATGCCTGTGGCAAG GTTGTTTGCAGAGATTGTTGCAGGAACAAATTCCCCCTCAAATACATGAAGAACAGACGTGCCAAAGTGTGTGATCATTGTTACACTGAGCTGCGTAAGAATG ATGTTGCCACAATAACGGAGAGCTCTAGTCGACCACTCTCTGCTGTCTTCCAAAACATTCATCCATCAAGTCTGTGGAAGAGCCGCAAAGGCCAGATGTCTTTCAACCAG GAGACAGGGTCTGAGGGGGTGATGAGTGGAACACTGCAGAGATGCAAGAACACCAAGAGAAGTTGGAGAAGCCTGTGGTTCCTCCTAAAAGATAAAGTTCTCTACACATATCCACAACCTGAG GAGAGGGTCGCATGTGAGACCCTTCCTCTGTTGGGTTTCTCTGTGAGGTCAGAGGTTGAAGAGGAAAGCAGCATGTTTCATCTGTACCACAAAAGCACACTCTTCTATACATTCAGAGCCCAGGACAGTCACACTGCGCAAAG
- the LOC127514012 gene encoding FYVE, RhoGEF and PH domain-containing protein 5 isoform X2: MSAEFQEHPLDPREHFQAEPLFKMQQQPPIPEEYCDNQELKPKIESKPRRYLQHHLSSNFNMYLPLHTNKCLRPPNSKEHMTEMHRKIVLKQEGSQERKTEKIICMERTVQTDETEPDVILEQGDDLGCGDELAQGIDLDLVEGLEESETSKSEDEEESMDLLSDSCSKKEVDDNVVAEQIQVEDVGKIAWGLTKNGVLTSHESSSDVQMASNTVYGCITHRDRVLYDKICTSKTFIEELYPDGIIPGRMFSSEEDIDGLFPDICDAGEALADKDGLSECDLFEQTEPLQMTETEDNVSGDIMMLITEDGSNSSDLSSTSIEEEDDEMQVEKEKMEEKGNNYLSDKSASQDLSAIDSLDCPSSNNGGETLLESDQTSFSNSSSSSQPFIVSGSETVSDDDVADANHNFCSKYVADHDDAMSASLNFDVMSALSLVQQQPETQGQSLQHNQDEESIGEEKGGVASDHLSISEGKGLTVDHVYEETEPKVQAKDFLQNRKYFMTRSISVETPSKRVDLMTSPAPGNGRLLLHPRSFYTDQCFLGDSRPALTGSLGCLSQGTSNLAKVTRVDIPPPFELASITKRPIRKSSPSLPNEISASCKKPDFGFKRYLLPLRFLRKSDRKSVMDNRSISSRSSSESSPQASCKRLDFIRHNMGSLDLQSTPDCTPPVSPSSFLFQKNRQKQGLNFTLNNDLTSSTISIEPGSLFEPLPLFKPRSFSSPNTDSSEYENVQNAASHYENVQIRLLNPVIQSQRNQSSSNDTDGYVDMSSLPGFQSKSQSSEQETDSLYTFCSPNVRTDGTVGVSVGVACTQEKKTKASEKLTVNCSRAFYCAKELLDSEAQHVKTLQLLCESVEADERLMTVWTEVPDICTLHQNIHTLLETRLKEWDQNEGIAEIILAKKKEFSIFSSYISHYDEKLNYLEHIQSTLLDAVTLKKQLLQVIVRILQYRMLLTDYLNNLSPDSREFENTQDALVVVSDVAYHANDSLKNGADLLRLVHIEHSVLGLTDLLQPGRVFVKEGTLMKVSRKCKQPRHLFLMNDIMLYTYPQQDGKYRLINRLPLAGMEVSKPPIENSQNALKIEVKDISITLSASSCIERDSWFVTLNRTLVDLGPASGDLVGCFELVEGPEMCLGENAPPLLSVSQVTVCMNCPSHFSLTNRRHHCHACGKVVCRDCCRNKFPLKYMKNRRAKVCDHCYTELRKNDVATITESSSRPLSAVFQNIHPSSLWKSRKGQMSFNQTGSEGVMSGTLQRCKNTKRSWRSLWFLLKDKVLYTYPQPEERVACETLPLLGFSVRSEVEEESSMFHLYHKSTLFYTFRAQDSHTAQRWVNAMEEATVL; the protein is encoded by the exons ATGAGCGCAG AGTTTCAGGAGCACCCCCTGGACCCCAGAGAACACTTCCAGGCTGAGCCTCTCTTCAAGATGCAACAACAACCACCTATTCCTGAAGAGTACTGTGATAATCAAGAACTCAAACCAAAGATTGAATCCAAACCTAGAAGATATCTACAGCATCATCTCAGTTCAAACTTCAATATGTACTTGCCGCTCCACACTAACAAATGCCTAAGGCCTCCAAATTCAAAAGAGCATATGACAGAAATGCATAGAAAAATAGTACTGAAGCAGGAGGGGTCACAAGAgaggaagacagaaaaaatTATATGTATGGAAAGGACAGTACAAACAGATGAGACGGAACCGGATGTTATTCTGGAACAGGGGGATGACTTAGGATGCGGTGATGAGTTAGCACAGGGAATAGATTTAGATCTGGTGGAGGGTTTAGAAGAAAGTGAGACATCTAAGtcagaggatgaggaagagtCAATGGACCTTCTGTCTGATTCATGCAGTAAAAAAGAGGTGGATGATAATGTAGTAGCAGAGCAGATACAAGTAGAGGATGTAGGGAAGATAGCATGGGGACTGACTAAAAATGGTGTATTAACTTCACATGAAAGTTCTAGTGATGTTCAAATGGCTTCTAATACAGTTTATGGCTGCATAACACACAGAGACAGAGTACTATATGACAAAATTTGCACCAGTAAAACTTTCATTGAAGAATTGTACCCAGATGGCATAATCCCTGGCAGAATGTTTTCAAGTGAAGAAGACATAGATGGGTTGTTCCCAGATATTTGTGATGCAGGCGAGGCGTTAGCAGACAAAGATGGACTTTCTGAGTGTGATCTCTTTGAACAAACAGAACCTCTTCAAATGACAGAAACAGAGGACAATGTCAGTGGAGATATTATGATGCTTATCACTGAGGATGGATCGAACAGCTCAGATTTGTCTTCAACTTCCATtgaggaagaggatgatgaAATGCAGgtggaaaaagagaaaatggaGGAAAAAGGAAACAATTATTTGTCAGACAAAAGTGCTTCTCAGGATCTCTCAGCTATTGACTCTCTAGACTGTCCCTCATCAAACAATGGAGGTGAAACTCTCCTCGAATCCGATCAGACTTCTTTTTcaaattcttcttcttcttctcagCCATTTATTGTTTCAGGCTCTGAAACTGTCTCAGATGATGATGTAGCAGATGCAAATCACAACTTCTGTAGCAAATATGTGGCTGATCATGATGATGCCATGTCTGCTTCATTAAATTTTGATGTCATGAGCGCCCTTTCGCTTGTTCAACAGCAACCTGAAACCCAAGGCCAAAGTTTACAACATAATCAGGATGAAGAGAGCATTGGAGAAGAAAAAGGAGGAGTTGCAAGTGACCACTTGAGTATATCTGAAGGAAAAGGACTCACAGTAGATCATGTGTATGAAGAGACAGAGCCAAAAGTTCAAGCCAAAGACTTCCTTCAGAACAGGAAGTACTTTATGACTCGCTCTATATCTGTGGAAACCCCCAGTAAGAGAGTTGACCTAATGACTAGCCCTGCACCAGGAAATGGGCGACTTTTGCTACACCCACGCTCATTCTATACAGATCAGTGTTTCCTTGGAGATAGTAGACCTGCGCTGACTGGTTCATTAGGATGTCTTTCACAGGGCACCTCAAACTTAGCTAAAGTTACAAGAGTGGATATTCCACCGCCTTTTGAACTGGCATCCATCACAAAGCGACCAATCAGAAAAAGTTCTCCATCCCTCCCAAACGAAATCTCCGCTTCTTGCAAGAAGCCTGATTTTGGGTTTAAACGATATCTTCTGCCTTTACGATTCCTTAGGAAATCAGATCGGAAAAGTGTGATGGATAATCGCTCAATCTCCTCGAGGTCTTCGTCCGAGTCAAGTCCACAAGCGTCATGTAAACGCTTGGATTTTATCAGGCATAACATGGGCAGCCTGGATTTGCAGAGCACTCCAGATTGCACACCACCTGTGTCTCCTTCTTCCTTTCTCTTCCAAAAGAATAGACAAAAACAGGGACTAAACTTCACTCTTAATAATGATTTGACTTCTAGCACCATTTCTATTGAGCCAGGCTCTCTCTTTGAGCCCCTTCCCCTTTTCAAACCTCGATCTTTTTCATCTCCCAATACCGACTCATCGGAATATGAGAAcgttcaaaacgctgcttcTCACTATGAGAATGTGCAGATTCGTCTCCTGAATCCCGTCATTCAGAGTCAACGAAATCAGAGTTCATCCAATGATACTGATGGCTATGTGGATATGAGCAGTCTGCCAGGCTTCCAGAGCAAAAGTCAGTCATCTGAGCAAGAGACCGATAG cCTCTACACTTTCTGTTCTCCTAATGTGAGGACAGATGGAACAGTGGGTGTGTCTGTGGGTGTGGCTTGTACACAAGAGAAAAAGACAAAGGCATCTGAAAAACTG ACTGTCAACTGCTCCAGGGCTTTCTATTGTGCCAAAGAGCTTCTGGATAGTGAGGCCCA gCATGTTAAGACTTTACAACTTCTCTGTGAG TCAGTTGAAGCTGATGAGAGGCTGATGACAGTGTGGACAGAGGTACCTGATATTTGTACTCTCCACCAAAATATCCACACATTACTGGAGACCCGCTTAAAAGAATG GGATCAGAATGAAGGTATTGCTGAAATCATCCTGGCAAAGAAGAAAGAGTTTTCCATTTTCTCTTCCTACATCAGTCATTATGATGAAAAATTGAATTATCTGGAACACATACAAAGCACA CTACTAGATGCAGTGACCCTGAAAAAGCAGTTGCTGCAGGTCATTGTGCGCATCCTACAGTACCGTATGCTACTAACAG ACTACCTGAATAACCTCTCACCAGACTCCCGAGAGTTTGAAAATACACAAG ATGCTTTGGTTGTGGTCTCAGATGTTGCTTATCATGCCAATGACAGCCTTAAGAATGga GCGGATCTTCTGCGTTTGGTCCACATTGAACACAGTGTTCTGGGTCTGACAGATCTCCTACAGCCTGGGAGA GTGTTTGTGAAAGAGGGCACTCTGATGAAAGTCAGCAGAAAGTGCAAACAGCCACGTCACCTTTTCTTG ATGAATGACATAATGCTTTACACATATCCTCAGCAAGATGGCAAATACAGACTCATCAACAGATTACCATTGGCAGGGATGGAG GTCAGCAAGCCACCTATAGAGAACTCTCAAAATGCACTGAAGATAGAAGTGAAAGATATAAGCATCACTTTGTCTGCCAG CTCCTGCATCGAACGGGACAGTTGGTTTGTTACACTGAATCGGACATTGGTGGATCTTGGCCCAGCATCAGGAGATCTAGTGGGCTGTTTTGAG TTAGTGGAGGGCCCAGAGATGTGTCTCGGTGAGAACGCTCCTCCCCTGTTGTCTGTTTCCCAGGTGACCGTTTGCATGAACtgcccctcacatttcagcctcACAAACAGACGACATCACTGCCATGCCTGTGGCAAG GTTGTTTGCAGAGATTGTTGCAGGAACAAATTCCCCCTCAAATACATGAAGAACAGACGTGCCAAAGTGTGTGATCATTGTTACACTGAGCTGCGTAAGAATG ATGTTGCCACAATAACGGAGAGCTCTAGTCGACCACTCTCTGCTGTCTTCCAAAACATTCATCCATCAAGTCTGTGGAAGAGCCGCAAAGGCCAGATGTCTTTCAACCAG ACAGGGTCTGAGGGGGTGATGAGTGGAACACTGCAGAGATGCAAGAACACCAAGAGAAGTTGGAGAAGCCTGTGGTTCCTCCTAAAAGATAAAGTTCTCTACACATATCCACAACCTGAG GAGAGGGTCGCATGTGAGACCCTTCCTCTGTTGGGTTTCTCTGTGAGGTCAGAGGTTGAAGAGGAAAGCAGCATGTTTCATCTGTACCACAAAAGCACACTCTTCTATACATTCAGAGCCCAGGACAGTCACACTGCGCAAAG